The sequence CCTCGTACGCCTCAACCAACGCGTCATGCAGAGTGTCCGTGATCATTTGTATCTCCGCCGGCGTACGGCCTCGACGCATGAAGATCTCGACAACGGGCATTACGACTCCCCTGGGCCTTCGGCGGTAGCCGCGGCTTCCGATGCCACTATTGCCCCTGTCCGGGCCATCTCGGCAATATCCTCCCGGCTGAAGCCCAGTTCGGTCAAAATCTCGGTGTTGTTCTCACCTTGACGTGGCACGAACTGATCTTCTATCAGTTCGGCCGAGTCCGCGAAATGCCACGGTCGACCGGGAATGCGGTACTTCGTCCCGGAACTCGCCGACACAGTGCGGACCGCGCCCCACGCGCTCGACCAGTCACTCTCGGCGAATTCGCGCACAGTACGCACTTGACCGGTGGCCACCTTCGCCTCGTCCATCTGCGCGTCCAGCGTCGCCATGTCACTGAAGGTGAGAATCCAGTCCTGAATGATCTGTTTCAGTGCATCCATGTTCTGCAACCGGAGTTCCGGCGTAAGGAAGCGAGGATCATCGGCCAGGTCGCCGCGTCGCATCGCCGCCAGGTAGAACGGGAACGACATGCTTCCGACCAGGCTCATGGGGCTGACGAAACGCTCACCACCCGGGCCGATCAGATCAGGTCCGTCGACTGCACCAAGGATTGGTCTCTCTTCCCCCAAATCGTCGTCGGCGAGCTCGACGTGCACTCGCTCGTTGATGGACATCATCACTGCTGCCATGGCGACATCGACGTACTGGCCCCGGCCGGTTCGCTCCCGCTGAGTAAGGCACGCCAGGATGGCGATCGCGGCATGCAGGCCTGAATACACGTCGGCATGGGACAACGAGTCGCTACGCAACCCGTCGTGGCCGAAGTGTGCTGCCGTAGTGGCGGTCAGTCCCGTTTCGGCTTGCACCGTCGGCGCGTACGCCATCCTGGATCGCTCCGGACCGTGTTGGCCGTATCCACTGATCGAGGCGTAGACAACACGCGGGTTTCGGGCAGAGACCGACTCGTAGTCGAGACCGAAAGCCGCCAGCGCACCCGGACGAAAGTTCTCGACGATGACGTCGGCTTCGTCGCACAGGCGAAGCGCTATTTCCCTGGCACCAGGAACGGTCAGATCGACGCTGAGATTGCGCTTTCCGGCGTTCTGCTGAGCGTAGTAACCCGACACGCTGCCGTCATTCGGAAAGGCGCGCCGCGAAAGGTCGCCGCCCGGGGGTTCCAGCTTGACCACATCGGCACCGAGGTCGAGCAACGTCTTGCCGCAGTGGGGCCCGGCGAGCACGCGTGAGAAGTCGACGACCTTGATACCCGCGAGCGGAAGATTCGACGTCATCGCCTCAGGCCCCCTCGAACTGGGCCACGCCGATGCCGTTCTCACGGTAGGACTTGACGCCGGTGCGGAAATCAGCGGAACGCAACACCGCCTGCTGGATTTCGATCATCGCCTCATCGGCTGCAGCGACGCCCTGGTCCACTGCGACGGACACCAGCCTCTTGGATGCCGCATGGGCCACGGTAGGTCCATGTGCCAGCTCCTGAGCGATCACCATCGTCGCAGCGTCCAGCTTCTCGTCTTCCACAGTCCAGTTGACGATATTCCACCGTTCCAAGGTGCTGGCGGGGTAGCGACGGCCCAACAAGACCATTTCTTTGGCGCGAGCGGCACCCGCTCGGTGCGTCAATCTCTGGATTGCGCCCATCAGTGGTTGCAGTCCGACAGTGACTTCCACCGAACCGATTTTCGCGGATTCTGCCGCAACGATCAGGTCGCATGCCAAGGCGAGTTCGAAGCCACCACCGACGCACACGCCGTTGACGCTTGCCACGATGGGCGCGGGGAATTCGGTGAAGGCCTTCAAAGTCTGCACGAATCCCCAGTCGAGGTAATCGGCCTGATCCATTTCCGCCAGCATGTCGTCGAGGTTCGCGCCGGCCGAGAAGTGCCGCAACGAGCTTCGTAGCACTACTGCGCGCGCGCGTTGCTCCCGTGCCCAGTCCAACGTTGCCATCAGCTCATCGTTCAGGGCCCGATCCATCAGGTTGTACGGGGCCAACCCCAAGGTCACAACGGCAACCGCCCCATCCATCGATGCGTGGATCGCTCGACTCGAGTGCTGTGTTTCCGTCTCGATGCTCTCTTGTGTTGCTGACATAGTTACAAAATCCGTCCGTGAGTGGTTGTCGTTGTCGGCTCTGGTTTCATCGGCCCGCCGTCGACTGCAGTCAAAGCCTGTCGGCTGTCTCCTCCACACTCGCGATCGGACGATCGAGCGCCTTGGCCAGTTCAGCGACGCGCTGGACCAGCGGCAGATTCCCCTGGCTCAGTTCACCTTTACGCAAGTAAAGCGTGTCCTCGAGACCCGCGCGCGCGTTGCCGCCCAACGCAAGTCCCATCGCAGTCAACTCCAAGTTGGCGCGGCCGATAGCAATCACCTGCCAGACGCAATCCTGTGGCAGACGATCAACCAGGGTGATGAGATTCGTTGCTGTCGCAGCCATACCGCCTCGTATACCGAGGACTATCGAAAACTGCAGCGGCTCACCCGACAACACGCCTGCGTCCCGAAGCCGCAATGCCGCCTCGAGATGACCGGTGTCGTAAATCTCCAACTCCGGTTTGACGCCGAGCTCTTCCATTCGGCGGGCCAACCGCTCTACGTCAGCCGGTGGGTTGCGGAATTCGCCGGCACCGAAACTCATACTGCACGGGTTCAGTGTCGCCATCTGCGGTCGCAACTCGACCAGCCGTTCGCGCTCCTCGAACGGGACCGACAGTCCCACTCCGGTGGACAGCTGGATGAGAATCGGGCAGCGTTCCGCGATTTTTTCCATGGTGATGCGGGCGATATCGATATCGGCGGTCGGCTGGTCCTGAGCATCTCTGATGTGTACGTGGGCTACCGACGCACCGACCTTATACGCCTCGTGAACCTGCTCGGCGATCTCGTCCGGCTGTGTGGGTAGCCAGGCGTTGTCTGCCTTGGACGCGATCGGACCGGTTGTCGCAACCGTGATTGTGACGCTCATAATTTATTCGATTTCTCCTTTGCCACCGCGGTGTACTGGCCAACCCCGGCCCCGCAAGGGGAGCCTGCGTCGTGGCGGCTCGACCGCTGAGGCGGACCTTCCTCGTTAGTCAACGTTTTCAGGCACCCATCCAACATCCGGTAAAACTACGGATGTTGGCACCGCCGAGCGCCAGCTAGGTTGTGGTTTCGTCATACATCCGCCCGCGGCCTGTCTCGCAACTTGATGCGTGATGGACCGCGGCTGTGGACGACGACGGCACGTCCCCCGCGTGGAGACGCGCCGCGATCAGAAGTGGACACCGTGTTCGAGTTTGCTTTTCGGTTTATCTCAGGCCGGCCGTGGGCCCATTCGTCGGCCAGGGTGCGGTGGAAGCGCTCGACTTTGCCGTTGGTATGGGGCCGGTAGGGTCGCGTTCTGCGGTGGCTGATGTTGCGTCGGCGAGCGCATCCCGGAAAGGATGCGACCGGTAGCAGGCTTCGTTGTCTGTCAATATGTTTCGGACCGTGATGCCGAAGTTCATGAACCATGCATTGGCGCGGTCCAGAACGCGGCAGCGGTATCCTTTTGTTCATCGTCGAGCAACTCGCTGTGGGCCAGTCGGGGAGTGCGCATCGATAACGGTGTGCAGGAAGTGCTATCTGCGCGCCGGGCGGTGGAATTTGTCGAGTACACCGGTGCTGCGATCGGCGCGCGAGTTTCTCCTGCCCGCCGTACTGCCGAGCTTGCGCCATCCGCCGCCGGCGGGGAGCTTGCCAAGTTTCTTGACATCGGCGTGGACCAAGTCGCCGGGGCTGGCCGATGGGCCTTCCCCCCCTGATTGAGGACATCCTGAACACTGGGTCGTTAAGGTCCCGGAGGAAGAGACCACCGGCACGTCCACGGCCGAGCTCCGGGCCAGCGGGGCGGCGCGGCCGGTGTCCCGGGCGTGCGAGGTGTCGTCCGAGTCCGCGTTGGAGGAAGAAAACAAGCAGCTCAAGGCCCAGATCCGGGAACTCGAAACCGAACGGGAGATCCTGCGCAGGGCCGCGAAATATTTCGCGGGCGAGACCAATCGGTGAGCCGATTCCAGTTCGTCGACGACCACTGCGACACCGCTGAAGGTGAAGCGGCTGTGCCAGATCCTCGAGATATCGCGACCATCTGGAGTCAAGATGCCACCCGCAGGGAGTGAACTCCAAGTAGCTGAACTACCTCGATGAGCTGTGACCGCCAGGGGCGCAGATCGCCATCGATCTATATCGTTTTTAGATTCAGAAGATCGAGGCCATGGTTCTCACGTGGGTTCCGCGTGGTGAGAATGTGCGACCCTTTCGCTGCGGCGCTGAGTCTGCCAGGTAAGCGCGACGACGGTACCAGTCATGACCGTCAATGCGGCCGCTGCGATGAAGACGGCGATAGTCAAACCCCAGGAAGCTGCGACTGCGCCTACACCTAGCGCAGTACCGGCCTGCAGGACGTAGACGACGAGATAGAGCAACGACATGGTTGCGCCGCGGTGTTCGATTGGAGCGCGGTCGTTGATCAAACCCAGCCCCCCGGTGAACGCACACGAATAACCGGCGCCGCCAATGACGCACCACACGAGGAACACCGCCAGTGAACCGCCGACGGACACGATAGCCATGACTGCCAGACTGATCAGTGTCAGGACTGCTCCTGTGTACACGGCGATGTGAGTCCGTAGCCGGGCCGACATCAACGCCGTAATTCCGATCGCGGCTGAGGACGAACCCAGAATCAGACCGGTTGTGAACACGTTGCTCTGCGGCGAGAATTGTCTGATCATCAGCGCCCCGATCGAGAGAAAAATCGCGCCAACACAGTAGGCCAGCGACACCGACAATGTGGCGGCTGCAAACGGCAATCGAAGTTCGGGGACTAGACGTACATGAGCAGGACGCCACCGCGGCGGTGACACCGGACGATCGTCGCCCAGCATCGCCAGCGCAATTAAGGTCCCTAACGAGAGGACGAGCAACAATACGTAACTGACGACCAACGGAAATGGGGCGTACTGCACCAGAGCGCCGGCAGCGACCAACGCGGCGGTCAGACCCGTGGAAGTCGCCACGGCAGCGGACGCACTGGCGTATCGCGCGTGGGTCGATGGATTGTGTTCTACCAGGGCCGCACCGGCGGCCCCGATCGCCAGACCTGAACCTGCGCCTTGAAGGACACGGCAAGCGAACAACAAGCCAACATTCGGCGCCAGCGCGAATAAAGTCGCGGAACCGGCGATGAGCGCGATGCCCCACATCATGACTACTCGTCGACCGATCGCATCCGACAAGTTGCCGAAGGCCAGTAATGCCGCGATAAGGGCGAGCGGATAGGTTGCGAACACCGCGGTGATGGTGGCGGGCGACAAGCCCCACGCATCGACGTATAGAGGGTAAAGAACACTCGGGGCGCCGCTCGACCACAATGCGACACCCAACGCTGTCGCCGCCACGAAGAAATTGGCTCTACGCATAGTCTCTTTCCAACTTCGAAGGGAGCACAGGTGAAGACGAGGCGGACCTGGGCGTTGAACACCGGGCGCCAGCGTCCCGTCCCCCGGCGGGTCGCTCTCAGCGACCCACACATTGGCGCCCTTGGAGGCGGCTTCGTCGATGTAGGCGGTGGTGGTGCTGACTTACCCCTCTACGCCATTGCGGTCGCGATCGGTGCCTTCCTTCCCGTTGCCTGGGCCTCCTCCGCGTCATAGACCCGCAACCAAGCTGATCCAGCGGCACGCCTCGCTTCCCGTCGTCGGACCGGACGAGGACGGACACGGCCAGTGTCACGTCGTCGCCGAGGCGGAAAGGTGCGGATTTCGCTTACGGCGGCCACGGTCAGCGAGATTTTCCCCTACGTCCCGGCCTCATACTCAGCTGAGAAGCGAAGAGATGCATTGATCACTTGCTCCATTGACGCCGACGGCCGGCCATCCGAAAGCACCAATCAGGCAACCGGCGGCACTGGATCGGCAATTTGCCCGGACTGTCCGCCTTGAAGCCGGTTCTTGGACGAGGCGTTCGCCTCGTGGGGGATACCGAGAGCAACCGCACTGACCTCGGTCAGAAGGTCGTACTGCTCAGGTGTGAGCGCTAGGCTCAGTGCGTCGAGGTAATCATCCAGCTGAGCGACATTGCGTGGTCCGATGATGGGCGTGGATGGGGTTGCCGATCGCCGTGCGCGCTCGTTGACCCATGCCGTAGCTACCTGGGCGGGAGTACGCCCGATCTGATCGGCAATAGCGACCACCGTGTCGACCACCGCTCGCTTCTGATCGTTGGATTCCGTGTGCACCAGAGTTTTCAGATCGGTAAGCCGTCCGTCGTCGCTGTGTCGGTACTTACCCGTCAGCAGGCCGCCACCGAGTGGTGACCACAGTGTGACACCCAAGCCGAGAGCCTGGGCCATAGGAAGCAACTCTCGATCGGCGGAACGTTCGACCAAGCTGTATTCGACCTGAATACCTGCAACCGGAGTCCACGCTGCTGCATCGGCTAACGCCACCGCGTGGGCAACGCGCCACGCAGGAAAGTTCGAGAACGCCGCATGTAAGATCTTTCCCTGAGTGACGAGGTCGTCCAGCCCTCGCATGATCTCCTCGATAGGGGTCAGTGCATCGGGGTAGTGCACCCAGAGGACATCGATATAGTCGGTGTCGAGGCGCCGCAAGCTGTCCTCTACTGAGGTGCGGAGGTTCTTACGGCTGTTTCCAGTGCGCGAGAGGGTGCCGCCGGGCTTGGCGCCGACTGTGAATTTTGTTGCAAGAACCAGATCATCTCGATCAGCGTGAACGAACTCACCGAGTAGTTCTTCAGATTGACCGAACTGATAGGCATCGGCCGTGTCGATGAAGTTTCCACCCGCCTCAACGAAGCGGTCGAAGATCTGCTTCGCCTCATCACGTTCTGCGCCGGCACCCCATCCGGTCCCGAAGTTACCGGTGCCCAAGGCATACTGAGACACCCTCAGTCCGGTGCGGCGGCCGAAAGTGGTGTAGCGCATGTTCACACTCCAAGATATCAACACTGCTGACTTGTTATTTCAGAAGCTACATGGCGGACTTCGCTTGGGAAGTCAGAAATATAATCGCTGAATGCCTTCTCGTTTCAAAGCTGTCGATGGCGCGTTCTCCAGTACGTGCGCGATCAACCGGAGTCTCGGAGTGCTCAGTGACACCTGGACCTTTCTGCTGCTGCGCGAAGCACTCCTGGGTAGGCGTACATACGCCGAGTTCGAGCAAAACCTCGGCATCGGCACGGCCGTGCTCGCTGATCGGATAGCTCACCTAGTCGACTGCGGGGTGATGGAGAAGCTTCCCTATCGCATTCCGGTCAGAGAGTCCGTCACGCGTATTCGCTGACGCCGGCAGGAGACGAGCTCAGGATCGTCCTCGCGGCGCTTCATCAATGGGGCGCGGAACACCTGGCATCGTCGACGCCGCTCGCACGACTTCCCCTCGATCGCGCAATGCATCGCCGACTCCGAGTGGCCCTTATCGATGATCAAGGTCAAACGGTCGATAGTCAAGCGATGGAATTTTTCCCGGAGTCGTTTGCTACGCCAGATTGATCTCGTGCGGATCGGGCCGGGTGCGCTCACCGAGACAGGATTTTCCATAGGTGCAATTCCATCCTGAGCGCGTCGCGGGGGATTCGATTGCATACTGCGAAGCGCCATGCGATCCGGTTCCCGAGGTGGTGATCAGGCCGCCGACCGAAAATACGAACACGGTTCGACCTTATCCTGCACGGATAGCGGGCAGCACGCCTATGTGACGGCGATCTGCGAGACCACATTGACGTCGTGTTGTCGCGCGAGCTTGTTGATAGACAGACTCTCGCTGACGATAGGATCGGTAAGTCGTCGAGCATCGACCGTCCGCATCTCACCGGACAAGGACGGTGTGTCCTCGATGCCGGCATCATCGAAGGACAACCTTCTGCGCGACGCCGTCGCCCGTGGTGACTACGGCAACCTCCGCGCTCTCGAACTGCCCGACAGGCACCAGGTTGATGGCGCGAACTCGCAACGCGTGTGCACAGCGGGGCGAAGAAGCTCCTCGGCAGGTTTATCAAGGTCTGCATGGCAGGTGGGGCAAACACGGTTCTGGAGTGCACGTTCAGTTGGCCAGAAGTTCACGATTCTCGACGTCGAAGCACCCGCAGAGATTCACCCATGCACGCGCCTCGACCCACTCGTGGCGCGGCCGTCCCGTGGATGAACGAGAACGAAATCCGCCAGCCCCGGATTGTGGAACCGACTTGCGCACAGTCCCGTTCGGACTATCAGCGAAAGCCGAAGGCTTTGCGTCAAGCTCCCTGCACAGAACGGCTGATGAATCAGGACGCCGGTTCAGTAGTTTTCCCGGATGTTGATCGGTGAGACGCGGGACACAATTGGTTCTGTTAGTGAGCACTCTTACGGATCTGATCCTTTCCCCTCGGAGAGGAATCGGTTCGACGCACACGCAAACGACGACCGTACAACGTTGCGGCTTACCGACGGGAGAAGGGCCAACCCTATGACTGAACCGAACTGTGGACCTACGCTGACGAAGGACAAGCCGAGATGGGCCGATGAGGACATCGCGGCGCTCGTCGACGAGAAGAACGGCCGGATCGATCCCCAAATCTTCACCGACGAGGCCATCTACGAGCAGGAGTTGGAGCGCGTATTCGCTCGCTCGTGGTTGATGATGGGCCACGAGACCCAGATTCCGAACGCTGGCGACTTCATGACGAACTACATGGGTGAAGACCCGGTGATCGTCGCTCGTCAGAAGGATGGAAGCATTCGCGTCTTCCTCAACCAGTGCCGCCATCGCGGAATGCGCATCTGCCGCGCTGACGGGGGCAACGCGAAGTCGCTGACCTGCAGCTACCACGGCTGGGCATACGACATGGCCGGCAACTTGGTGAGCGTGCCGATGCAGAAGGAAGCCTTCCCCAATCTCAAGAAGGAAGAGTGGGGTCCACTCAAAGCTCGAGTGGAAACCTACAAGGGCCTCATTTTCGCCAACTGGGACGCCGACGCCCCTGACCTCGAGACCTACTTGGGCGATGCGAAGTTCTACATGGACCACATGTTGGACCGGACCGAAGCGGGTACCGAAGCTATCCCGGGCGTTCAGAAGTGGGTCATTCCGTGCAACTGGAAGTTGGCTGCAGAACAGTTCGCCAGCGATATGTATCACGCGGCAACCACCGCGCACCTTTCCGGAATTCTGGCAGGGCTACCCGAGCACATCGACATCAGCCAGGTTGCGCCCCCGACGACGGGCATCCAATACCGTGCTCCCTGGGGCGGCCACGGCACCGGGTTCTACATCAACGACC comes from Rhodococcus oxybenzonivorans and encodes:
- a CDS encoding CaiB/BaiF CoA transferase family protein, whose product is MTSNLPLAGIKVVDFSRVLAGPHCGKTLLDLGADVVKLEPPGGDLSRRAFPNDGSVSGYYAQQNAGKRNLSVDLTVPGAREIALRLCDEADVIVENFRPGALAAFGLDYESVSARNPRVVYASISGYGQHGPERSRMAYAPTVQAETGLTATTAAHFGHDGLRSDSLSHADVYSGLHAAIAILACLTQRERTGRGQYVDVAMAAVMMSINERVHVELADDDLGEERPILGAVDGPDLIGPGGERFVSPMSLVGSMSFPFYLAAMRRGDLADDPRFLTPELRLQNMDALKQIIQDWILTFSDMATLDAQMDEAKVATGQVRTVREFAESDWSSAWGAVRTVSASSGTKYRIPGRPWHFADSAELIEDQFVPRQGENNTEILTELGFSREDIAEMARTGAIVASEAAATAEGPGES
- a CDS encoding enoyl-CoA hydratase/isomerase family protein, with product MSATQESIETETQHSSRAIHASMDGAVAVVTLGLAPYNLMDRALNDELMATLDWAREQRARAVVLRSSLRHFSAGANLDDMLAEMDQADYLDWGFVQTLKAFTEFPAPIVASVNGVCVGGGFELALACDLIVAAESAKIGSVEVTVGLQPLMGAIQRLTHRAGAARAKEMVLLGRRYPASTLERWNIVNWTVEDEKLDAATMVIAQELAHGPTVAHAASKRLVSVAVDQGVAAADEAMIEIQQAVLRSADFRTGVKSYRENGIGVAQFEGA
- a CDS encoding 3-keto-5-aminohexanoate cleavage protein, which gives rise to MSVTITVATTGPIASKADNAWLPTQPDEIAEQVHEAYKVGASVAHVHIRDAQDQPTADIDIARITMEKIAERCPILIQLSTGVGLSVPFEERERLVELRPQMATLNPCSMSFGAGEFRNPPADVERLARRMEELGVKPELEIYDTGHLEAALRLRDAGVLSGEPLQFSIVLGIRGGMAATATNLITLVDRLPQDCVWQVIAIGRANLELTAMGLALGGNARAGLEDTLYLRKGELSQGNLPLVQRVAELAKALDRPIASVEETADRL
- a CDS encoding MFS transporter, with the translated sequence MRRANFFVAATALGVALWSSGAPSVLYPLYVDAWGLSPATITAVFATYPLALIAALLAFGNLSDAIGRRVVMMWGIALIAGSATLFALAPNVGLLFACRVLQGAGSGLAIGAAGAALVEHNPSTHARYASASAAVATSTGLTAALVAAGALVQYAPFPLVVSYVLLLVLSLGTLIALAMLGDDRPVSPPRWRPAHVRLVPELRLPFAAATLSVSLAYCVGAIFLSIGALMIRQFSPQSNVFTTGLILGSSSAAIGITALMSARLRTHIAVYTGAVLTLISLAVMAIVSVGGSLAVFLVWCVIGGAGYSCAFTGGLGLINDRAPIEHRGATMSLLYLVVYVLQAGTALGVGAVAASWGLTIAVFIAAAALTVMTGTVVALTWQTQRRSERVAHSHHAEPT
- a CDS encoding aldo/keto reductase is translated as MRYTTFGRRTGLRVSQYALGTGNFGTGWGAGAERDEAKQIFDRFVEAGGNFIDTADAYQFGQSEELLGEFVHADRDDLVLATKFTVGAKPGGTLSRTGNSRKNLRTSVEDSLRRLDTDYIDVLWVHYPDALTPIEEIMRGLDDLVTQGKILHAAFSNFPAWRVAHAVALADAAAWTPVAGIQVEYSLVERSADRELLPMAQALGLGVTLWSPLGGGLLTGKYRHSDDGRLTDLKTLVHTESNDQKRAVVDTVVAIADQIGRTPAQVATAWVNERARRSATPSTPIIGPRNVAQLDDYLDALSLALTPEQYDLLTEVSAVALGIPHEANASSKNRLQGGQSGQIADPVPPVA
- a CDS encoding winged helix-turn-helix transcriptional regulator — encoded protein: MPSRFKAVDGAFSSTCAINRSLGVLSDTWTFLLLREALLGRRTYAEFEQNLGIGTAVLADRIAHLVDCGVMEKLPYRIPVRESVTRIR
- a CDS encoding aromatic ring-hydroxylating dioxygenase subunit alpha, which codes for MTEPNCGPTLTKDKPRWADEDIAALVDEKNGRIDPQIFTDEAIYEQELERVFARSWLMMGHETQIPNAGDFMTNYMGEDPVIVARQKDGSIRVFLNQCRHRGMRICRADGGNAKSLTCSYHGWAYDMAGNLVSVPMQKEAFPNLKKEEWGPLKARVETYKGLIFANWDADAPDLETYLGDAKFYMDHMLDRTEAGTEAIPGVQKWVIPCNWKLAAEQFASDMYHAATTAHLSGILAGLPEHIDISQVAPPTTGIQYRAPWGGHGTGFYINDPALLLAITGPKIAQYNTQGPAADKAVERLGSIVRGSQVTAEHMTIFPNCSFLPGLNTVRSWHPRGPNEIEVWAFTIVDADAPEDIKDEFRIQSMRSFSAGGVFEQDDGENWVEIQQVLRGHMARSRPFNAEMGLGETRTDADYPGTISNVYSEEAARGLYSHWVRMMTSPDWAALNATRIPQDEAALT